One part of the Magallana gigas chromosome 5, xbMagGiga1.1, whole genome shotgun sequence genome encodes these proteins:
- the LOC105333379 gene encoding N-acetylglucosamine-6-sulfatase isoform X2, translating into MAPYVFRIRILWITVLTLFIPVVSTKYRKPNIVFLLTDDQDVKLGGQTPMTKTKNLVGDKGIIFENMYVSAPLCCPSRSSILTGKYVHSNGAVNNSLTGNCSSPYWQRTQEVKAFPTYLKGQGYSTFFAGKYLNQYGTPMAGGVQHVPPGWDWWIGLVGNSKYYNYHLSVNGTLEVHKDDPKTDYLTDVINRRATSFLSLQNSDSAPFFMMLSTPACHGPFTPAPKYQNNFPNKTAPRDGSYNKHGHDKHWLIQQAITPLPNDTVKSEDQVFRNRWRTLLSVDDMMENIVNILQTKNLLENTYIVFSSDNGFHLGQFSMPSDKRQLYEFDVRVPLMIRGPNVTAGRVVKEQVMNIDLAPTFLEMAGLPSTPGQMDGLSLAPFFSSASNQTWGRSTILVEHQGEYHENTPGCPQFRRQNMANCNNHCVCEDSWNNTYSCVIKRESAVSPSQPGRRVKYCLFKDNQNFQEMYNLDMDPYEFKNLAVTLPEDKKKVYLNLIEHMEMCSGESCHV; encoded by the exons ATGGCCCCTTACGTGTTCAGAATCAGAATCCTTTGGATTACAGTTCTAACTTTATTTATTCCTGTAGTTTCAACAAAGTACAGAAAACCAAACATTGTGTTTCTGTTGACTGATGACCAAGATGTTAAGCTTGGGGGACAG ACACCAATGACCAAAACAAAGAATCTTGTTGGTGACAAAGGGATAATCTTCGAAAATATG TACGTTAGTGCACCCCTTTGCTGTCCCAGTCGGTCAAGCATCTTGACCGGGAAATATGTCCACAGTAATGGCGCCGTGAACAATTCTCTGACGGGAAACTGTAGCAGTCCGTATTGGCAACGGACACAGGAAGTCAAGGCATTCCCCACCTACCTCAAAGGCCAGGGCTACTCCACCTTTTTTGCCGGGAAATATCTAAACCAG taTGGGACACCGATGGCGGGAGGGGTGCAGCACGTACCCCCGGGCTGGGATTGGTGGATCGGTCTG GTTGGGAACTCTAAATACTACAACTATCACCTGTCTGTGAACGGTACCCTGGAGGTCCATAAGGACGACCCCAAGACCGACTACCTCACCGACGTCATA AATAGACGGGCCACATCATTTCTGAGTCTACAGAACTCGGACTCCGCCCCTTTCTTCATGATGTTGTCCACCCCTGCTTGTCACGGTCCGTTCACCCCCGCCCCCAAATACCAGAACAACTTCCCCAACAAGACAGCCCCACGGGACGGGAGTTATAATAAACACGGTCAT GACAAGCACTGGTTAATACAACAAGCAATAACACCGCTACCCAACGACACGGTCAAGTCGGAAGACCAAGTGTTTAGAAACAG GTGGAGAACGCTGCTCTCTGTTGACGATATGATGGAGAACATCGTCAATATTCTCCAAACGAAAAACCTCTTGGAAAacacatacattgtattttcttcCGACAATGGGTTCCATTTAG GCCAGTTTTCTATGCCCTCCGACAAGCGTCAGCTATACGAGTTCGACGTCCGTGTGCCACTAATGATCCGAGGACCAAACGTCACAGCCGGCCGGGTGGTGAAG GAGCAGGTTATGAACATAGATTTAGCACCGACATTCTTAGAGATGGCTGGTCTTCCTTCAACCCCGGGGCAGATGGACGGACTGTCTTTGGCCCCATTCTTTTCCTCTGCCTCCAATCAAACCTGGGGCCGGTCAACCATTCTTGTTGAACATCAGGGAGAATACCACGAGAATACACCCGGATGTCCGCAATTCAGACGACAAAATATGGCG AACTGTAATAATCATTGTGTATGCGAAGATTCTTGGAATAATACGTACTCCTGTGTGATTAAGCGAGAGTCTGCAGTCTCACCAAGTCAGCCGGGCCGCCGTGTCAAATATTGCCTATTCAAAGACAACCAG aATTTTCAAGAAATGTACAATTTAGATATGGATCCATATGAATTTAAGAATCTGGCCGTCACTTTGCCAGaagacaaaaagaaagtttatttGAACTTAATAGAACATATGGAAATGTGTAGTGGAGAATCGTGTCATgtatga
- the LOC105333379 gene encoding N-acetylglucosamine-6-sulfatase isoform X1, whose protein sequence is MAPYVFRIRILWITVLTLFIPVVSTKYRKPNIVFLLTDDQDVKLGGQTPMTKTKNLVGDKGIIFENMYVSAPLCCPSRSSILTGKYVHSNGAVNNSLTGNCSSPYWQRTQEVKAFPTYLKGQGYSTFFAGKYLNQYGTPMAGGVQHVPPGWDWWIGLVGNSKYYNYHLSVNGTLEVHKDDPKTDYLTDVIVSQSPPPLTDVINRRATSFLSLQNSDSAPFFMMLSTPACHGPFTPAPKYQNNFPNKTAPRDGSYNKHGHDKHWLIQQAITPLPNDTVKSEDQVFRNRWRTLLSVDDMMENIVNILQTKNLLENTYIVFSSDNGFHLGQFSMPSDKRQLYEFDVRVPLMIRGPNVTAGRVVKEQVMNIDLAPTFLEMAGLPSTPGQMDGLSLAPFFSSASNQTWGRSTILVEHQGEYHENTPGCPQFRRQNMANCNNHCVCEDSWNNTYSCVIKRESAVSPSQPGRRVKYCLFKDNQNFQEMYNLDMDPYEFKNLAVTLPEDKKKVYLNLIEHMEMCSGESCHV, encoded by the exons ATGGCCCCTTACGTGTTCAGAATCAGAATCCTTTGGATTACAGTTCTAACTTTATTTATTCCTGTAGTTTCAACAAAGTACAGAAAACCAAACATTGTGTTTCTGTTGACTGATGACCAAGATGTTAAGCTTGGGGGACAG ACACCAATGACCAAAACAAAGAATCTTGTTGGTGACAAAGGGATAATCTTCGAAAATATG TACGTTAGTGCACCCCTTTGCTGTCCCAGTCGGTCAAGCATCTTGACCGGGAAATATGTCCACAGTAATGGCGCCGTGAACAATTCTCTGACGGGAAACTGTAGCAGTCCGTATTGGCAACGGACACAGGAAGTCAAGGCATTCCCCACCTACCTCAAAGGCCAGGGCTACTCCACCTTTTTTGCCGGGAAATATCTAAACCAG taTGGGACACCGATGGCGGGAGGGGTGCAGCACGTACCCCCGGGCTGGGATTGGTGGATCGGTCTG GTTGGGAACTCTAAATACTACAACTATCACCTGTCTGTGAACGGTACCCTGGAGGTCCATAAGGACGACCCCAAGACCGACTACCTCACCGACGTCATAGTAAGTCAGTCACCCCCGCCACTCACCGACGTCATA AATAGACGGGCCACATCATTTCTGAGTCTACAGAACTCGGACTCCGCCCCTTTCTTCATGATGTTGTCCACCCCTGCTTGTCACGGTCCGTTCACCCCCGCCCCCAAATACCAGAACAACTTCCCCAACAAGACAGCCCCACGGGACGGGAGTTATAATAAACACGGTCAT GACAAGCACTGGTTAATACAACAAGCAATAACACCGCTACCCAACGACACGGTCAAGTCGGAAGACCAAGTGTTTAGAAACAG GTGGAGAACGCTGCTCTCTGTTGACGATATGATGGAGAACATCGTCAATATTCTCCAAACGAAAAACCTCTTGGAAAacacatacattgtattttcttcCGACAATGGGTTCCATTTAG GCCAGTTTTCTATGCCCTCCGACAAGCGTCAGCTATACGAGTTCGACGTCCGTGTGCCACTAATGATCCGAGGACCAAACGTCACAGCCGGCCGGGTGGTGAAG GAGCAGGTTATGAACATAGATTTAGCACCGACATTCTTAGAGATGGCTGGTCTTCCTTCAACCCCGGGGCAGATGGACGGACTGTCTTTGGCCCCATTCTTTTCCTCTGCCTCCAATCAAACCTGGGGCCGGTCAACCATTCTTGTTGAACATCAGGGAGAATACCACGAGAATACACCCGGATGTCCGCAATTCAGACGACAAAATATGGCG AACTGTAATAATCATTGTGTATGCGAAGATTCTTGGAATAATACGTACTCCTGTGTGATTAAGCGAGAGTCTGCAGTCTCACCAAGTCAGCCGGGCCGCCGTGTCAAATATTGCCTATTCAAAGACAACCAG aATTTTCAAGAAATGTACAATTTAGATATGGATCCATATGAATTTAAGAATCTGGCCGTCACTTTGCCAGaagacaaaaagaaagtttatttGAACTTAATAGAACATATGGAAATGTGTAGTGGAGAATCGTGTCATgtatga